In one Dermochelys coriacea isolate rDerCor1 chromosome 20, rDerCor1.pri.v4, whole genome shotgun sequence genomic region, the following are encoded:
- the ACVR1B gene encoding activin receptor type-1B translates to MAESARAAGPFPRAPLPAAALALLLLLLLLLGGPGGARALICSCSNCNQANSTCKTDGACMVSISNLDGVEHHIRTCIPKAELIPAGKPFYCLSSEDLRNTHCCYSDYCNEIDLTVPSGHVKENEPQSSWGPVELVAVIAGPVFLLFVVIIVVVFVFHHHQRVYHNRQRLDMEDPSCEMCLSKDKTLQDLVYDLSTSGSGSGLPLFVQRTVARTIVLQEIIGKGRFGEVWRGRWRGGDVAVKIFSSREERSWFREAEIYQTVMLRHENILGFIAADNKDNGTWTQLWLVSDYHEHGSLFDYLNRYTVTIEGMIKLALSAASGLAHLHMEIVGTQGKPGIAHRDLKSKNILVKKNSMCAIADLGLAVRHDSVTDTIDIAPNQRVGTKRYMAPEVLDETINMKHFDSFKCADIYALGLVYWEIARRCSSGGIHEEYQLPYYDLVPSDPSIEEMRKVVCDQKLRPNIPNWWQSYEALRVMGKMMRECWYANGAARLTALRIKKTLSQLSVQEDVKI, encoded by the exons CTTTGATCTGTTCATGCTCCAACTGCAATCAAGCAAACTCCACATGCAAAACAGATGGGGCTTGCATGGTCTCCATCTCCAACCTGGATGGAGTTGAGCACCACATCCGGACCTGCATCCCTAAAGCAGAGCTGATTCCTGCTGGAAAACCCTTCTATTGCCTGAGTTCAGAAGATCTGCGAAACACACATTGCTGCTATTCTGATTATTGCAATGAAATTGACCTAACGGTGCCCAGTG GTCACGTGAAAGAGAACGAACCTCAGTCTAGTTGGGGCCCTGTTGAGTTAGTAGCCGTGATTGCAGGGCctgtcttccttttgtttgtcgtCATAATCGTAGTGGTTTTCGTCTTTCATCACCACCAACGAGTTTATCACAATCGTCAGCGGTTGGACATGGAAGATCCCTCTTGTGAAATGTGTCTGTCCAAGGATAAGACTCTGCAAGATCTAGTTTATGATCTCTCCACTTCTGGCTCTGGCTCAG GTTTGCCACTCTTTGTCCAGCGAACTGTGGCTCGAACCATTGTCCTGCAGGAGATCATTGGAAAAGGCCGCTTTGGGGAGGTGTGGCGTGGCAGGTGGCGTGGAGGTGATGTGGCCGTGAAAATCTTCTCTTCACGGGAAGAGCGCTCCTGGTTTAGGGAAGCAGAAATATACCAGACTGTCATGTTGCGACATGAGAACATCTTGGGGTTTATTGCTGCAGATAACAAAG ATAACGGGACCTGGACTCAGCTGTGGCTTGTCTCTGATTACCATGAGCACGGCTCTCTGTTTGATTACCTCAACAGATACACAGTGACCATTGAGGGAATGATTAAACTGGCCCTGTCTGCTGCCAGTGGATTGGCACACCTACACATGGAGATTGTGGGGACCCAGG GAAAACCAGGGATTGCACATAGGGACTTGAAATCCAAGAACATCCTGGTGAAGAAGAACAGCATGTGTGCCATTGCTGACCTGGGTCTGGCTGTCCGGCATGATTCTGTTACCGATACCATTGATATTGCGCCAAATCAAAGGGTTGGAACCAAACG ATACATGGCCCCTGAGGTCTTGGATGAAACCATTAACATGAAgcattttgattcatttaaatGTGCTGATATCTATGCCCTTGGCCTGGTCTATTGGGAGATTGCTCGTAGGTGCAGTTCAGGAG GTATCCACGAAGAATATCAACTCCCATACTATGACCTTGTGCCCTCTGACCCCTCCATTGAGGAGATGCGGAAGGTGGTGTGTGATCAGAAGTTGCGCCCCAACATCCCTAACTGGTGGCAGAGTTATGAG GCGTTAAGAGTGATGGGCAAGATGATGCGTGAGTGCTGGTATGCCAATGGTGCAGCTCGGCTAACGGCCCTCCGCATTAAGAAAACGCTCTCGCAGCTCAGCGTCCAGGAAGATGTGAAGATCTAG